A genomic window from Purpureocillium takamizusanense chromosome 2, complete sequence includes:
- the WSC4 gene encoding Cell wall integrity and stress response component 4 (TransMembrane:1 (n11-22c27/28o196-220i)~EggNog:ENOG503P1ZQ~SECRETED:SignalP(1-27~SECRETED:cutsite=VSA-LD~SECRETED:prob=0.8846)~COG:G~COG:O): MRSFLRGVRQLGSLLLVASLLSTAVSALDIDLCASFNTADMSRNISIYQTNGLCHDFCMQKNQAYAITQANGCWCSDYTPAKSVQVGKSKCDTHCPAFPAEYCGGDGVFGYIALNNVLPSGTRGGSDPTSTSSTPKSTDSSSDIPTPTTSMVQTVTAGGTIKTVTIVPTETGGTGGDASNERTGSAVQKSGLSTGAVVGIVVGVILAVIAVAGMALFVWLRRRKQNRDDYQDDPSVRGSSSGMTDGRPEMAGAPGSPGSAGNRSSMLQVDPRMDPFKQGLYARSGSHESVNTLRDDHDYSRRIQQPKVLRAMNPDPE, from the exons ATGCGTTCCTTTCTGAGAGGCGTCCGCCAGCtgggcagcctgctgctcgtggcgtcgctgctgtcgacgGCCGTCTCGGCCCTGGACATTGACCTCTGCGCCAGCTTCAATACTGCCGACATGTCTAGGA ACATCAGCATCTACCAGACCAACGGACTCTGCCACGACTTTTGCATGCAGAAGAACCAGGCTTACGCCATTACGCAGGCCAATGGCTGCTGGTGCTCCGACTACACCCCCGCAAAGTCTGTCCAAGTCGGCAAGAGCAAGTGTGACACTCACTGCCCGGCGTTCCCGGCAGAATACtgcggtggcgatggcgtcttTGGCTATATTGCCCTCAACAAtgtgctgccgtcgggcaCACGGGGCGGTTCCGACCCCACCTCAACCTCGTCTACGCCCAAG TCAACCGACAGCTCGTCGGATATACCTACCCCAACAACCTCGATGGTTCAGACAGTCACCGCCGGCGGTACAATCAAGACGGTAACTATTGTGCCCACAgagacgggcggcacgggcggcgatgcctcTAATGAACGCACCGGCTCCGCCGTGCAGAAGAGCGGGCTGAGCACGGGCGCCGTTGTCGGCATTGTGGTTGGCGTCATCCTCGCTgtcatcgccgtggccggcatGGCGCTGTTCGTCTGGCTGCGGCGCAGGAAGCAAAACCGCGACGACTACCAGGATGACCCCAGCGTCCGAGGCAGCTCGTCCGGTATGACGGACGGCCGTCCGGAGATGGCTGGGGCGCCCGGGTCTCCGGGCTCGGCCGGCAATCGTAGCAGCATGTTGCAAGTTGACCCGCGCATGGACCCGTTCAAGCAGGGATTGTacgcccgcagcggcagccacgaGAGCGTCAACAcgctgcgcgacgaccacgacTACTCGCGCCGGATTCAGCAGCCCAAGGTGCTTCGCGCGATGAACCCCGATCCCGAAtaa
- a CDS encoding uncharacterized protein (COG:T~TransMembrane:5 (o20-46i90-115o135-156i168-192o212-234i)~EggNog:ENOG503NXRW), whose protein sequence is MVPVYAISAYFQIEWYWHAIYFQVISDCYEAFAIASFFALICHYVAPDLHTQKHFFREMRPVKPWVWPLNWFAKCCGGDRGPWRTPKSGLTWFNIIWIGIYHYCFIRVAMTISAVVAQYFERYCESSNSPVFGHIWIIVLNAAAVTVAMFCLIQFYVQLKEALAEHKLFLKIVAIKLVVFLSFWQSAAISVGTSTLNIVHPNKVLAYPDLKVGIPAMLLCIEMAIFAVLHLWAFPYAPYVAGAPTTFYPSPDPNKGGPSQENQRSPPSGGPMGIMAVFDALNLWDFVKAFGRGMRWLFCGVKRRKEDISYKLNHGDALDMDNLPEGKEGASTYDAMRAGNVPPTYPYSRPGGPYQMSGVIGGAPHEESAGLINNAQPNPEMTPYRRDDSRSPPRQPRRDTSPRGYGHDPQHYGPYQHQQQQGPGRTHAQASVGHALWGQPPKQ, encoded by the exons ATGGTCCCCGTGTACGCCATCTCGGCCTACTTCCAGATCGAGTGGTACTGGCACGCCATCTACTTCCAAGTAATCTCCGACTGCTACGAGGCCTTCGCCATTGCCTCCTTCTTCGCCCTCATCTGCCACTATGTCGCCCCGGACCTGCACACCCAGAAGCACTTCTTCCGCGAGATGCGCCCCGTCAAGCCCTGGGTGTGGCCACTCAACTGGTTCGCAAagtgctgcggcggcgacaggggCCCGTGGCGCACGCCCAAGAGCGGCCTGACGTGGTTCAACATCATCTGGATCGGCATCTACCACTACTGCTTCATCCGTGTCGCCATGACTATCTCGGCCGTCGTTGCCCAGTACTTTGAGCGATACTGCGAGAGCTCCAACAGCCCCGTCTTTGGGCATATCTGG ATCATCGTCCTCAACGCGGCTGCGGTCACCGTAGCCATGTTCTGCTTAATCCAGTTCTATGtccagctcaaggaggcACTCGCCGAGCACAAGCTCTTTCTCAAAATCGTCGCCATCAAGCTCGTCGTCTTTCTCTCGTTTTGGCAGTCGGCTGCCATTTCAGTTGGCACGTCGACGCTCAATATTGTACACCCAAACAAGGTCCTGGCGTATCCGGACCTCAAGGTCGGCATTCCCGCGATGCTACTTTGCATAGAAATGGCCATTTTTGCCGTATTACATCTCTGGGCGTTCCCCTACGCCCCCTACGTGGCCGGTGCGCCCACCACATTTTACCCGTCGCCCGACCCGAACAAGGGCGGGCCCTCGCAGGAGAACCAACGGTCACCCCCGAGCGGCGGCCCcatgggcatcatggccgtgtTCGACGCGCTCAACCTGTGGGATTTTGTCAAGGCATTCGGTCGCGGCATGCGCTGGCTCTTCTGCGGCGTCAAGCGGCGGAAGGAGGATATCAGCTACAAACTGAACCACGGCGACGCACTGGATATGGATAACCTGCCTGAGGGAAAGGAGGGTGCGAGCACGTACGACGCGATGCGCGCCGGCAACGTACCGCCGACGTATCCGTACAGCCGTCCCGGCGGCCCGTACCAGATGAGCGGCGTGATCGGCGGTGCGCCGCACGAGGAAAGCGCGGGTTTGATCAACAACGCGCAGCCAAACCCGGAAATGACGCCGTATCGACGGGACGATTCGCGGtccccgccgcggcagccgcggAGAGACACCTCCCCGAGGGGTTACGGGCACGATCCACAACATTACGGCCCGtatcagcaccagcagcaacaaggcCCAGGGCGGACGCACGCCCAGGCAAGTGTTGGTCACGCGCTCTGGGGACAGCCGCCGAAGCAGTGA
- a CDS encoding uncharacterized protein (TransMembrane:7 (o34-54i66-85o91-118i162-187o207-228i240-264o284-306i)~COG:T~EggNog:ENOG503NXRW) produces the protein MNLTCNSTLEELRISPGSEIILIGPLNFHNLARVISASCTLIAAVLSLYLVWQHAIHYTQPREQRYIIRILFMVPVYAISAYFQIEWYWHAIYFQVISDCYEAFAIASFFALICHYVAPDLHTQKHFFREMRPVKPWVWPLNWFAKCCGGDRGPWRTPKSGLTWFNIIWIGIYHYCFIRVAMTISAVVAQYFERYCESSNSPVFGHIWIIVLNAAAVTVAMFCLIQFYVQLKEALAEHKLFLKIVAIKLVVFLSFWQSAAISVGTSTLNIVHPNKVLAYPDLKVGIPAMLLCIEMAIFAVLHLWAFPYAPYVAGAPTTFYPSPDPNKGGPSQENQRSPPSGGPMGIMAVFDALNLWDFVKAFGRGMRWLFCGVKRRKEDISYKLNHGDALDMDNLPEGKEGASTYDAMRAGNVPPTYPYSRPGGPYQMSGVIGGAPHEESAGLINNAQPNPEMTPYRRDDSRSPPRQPRRDTSPRGYGHDPQHYGPYQHQQQQGPGRTHAQASVGHALWGQPPKQ, from the exons atgaaTCTAACGTGCAACTCgacgctggaggagctgagGA TATCTCCCGGCTCCGAAATCATCCTCATCGGACCTCTGAACTTTCACAACCTGGCGCGCGTCATTTCGGCCTCCTGCACCCTCATCGCTGCCGTCCTCAGCCTCTACCTGGTATGGCAGCACGCCATCCATTACACCCAACCCCGCGAGCAGCGATA CATCATTCGCATCCTCTTCATGGTCCCCGTGTACGCCATCTCGGCCTACTTCCAGATCGAGTGGTACTGGCACGCCATCTACTTCCAAGTAATCTCCGACTGCTACGAGGCCTTCGCCATTGCCTCCTTCTTCGCCCTCATCTGCCACTATGTCGCCCCGGACCTGCACACCCAGAAGCACTTCTTCCGCGAGATGCGCCCCGTCAAGCCCTGGGTGTGGCCACTCAACTGGTTCGCAAagtgctgcggcggcgacaggggCCCGTGGCGCACGCCCAAGAGCGGCCTGACGTGGTTCAACATCATCTGGATCGGCATCTACCACTACTGCTTCATCCGTGTCGCCATGACTATCTCGGCCGTCGTTGCCCAGTACTTTGAGCGATACTGCGAGAGCTCCAACAGCCCCGTCTTTGGGCATATCTGG ATCATCGTCCTCAACGCGGCTGCGGTCACCGTAGCCATGTTCTGCTTAATCCAGTTCTATGtccagctcaaggaggcACTCGCCGAGCACAAGCTCTTTCTCAAAATCGTCGCCATCAAGCTCGTCGTCTTTCTCTCGTTTTGGCAGTCGGCTGCCATTTCAGTTGGCACGTCGACGCTCAATATTGTACACCCAAACAAGGTCCTGGCGTATCCGGACCTCAAGGTCGGCATTCCCGCGATGCTACTTTGCATAGAAATGGCCATTTTTGCCGTATTACATCTCTGGGCGTTCCCCTACGCCCCCTACGTGGCCGGTGCGCCCACCACATTTTACCCGTCGCCCGACCCGAACAAGGGCGGGCCCTCGCAGGAGAACCAACGGTCACCCCCGAGCGGCGGCCCcatgggcatcatggccgtgtTCGACGCGCTCAACCTGTGGGATTTTGTCAAGGCATTCGGTCGCGGCATGCGCTGGCTCTTCTGCGGCGTCAAGCGGCGGAAGGAGGATATCAGCTACAAACTGAACCACGGCGACGCACTGGATATGGATAACCTGCCTGAGGGAAAGGAGGGTGCGAGCACGTACGACGCGATGCGCGCCGGCAACGTACCGCCGACGTATCCGTACAGCCGTCCCGGCGGCCCGTACCAGATGAGCGGCGTGATCGGCGGTGCGCCGCACGAGGAAAGCGCGGGTTTGATCAACAACGCGCAGCCAAACCCGGAAATGACGCCGTATCGACGGGACGATTCGCGGtccccgccgcggcagccgcggAGAGACACCTCCCCGAGGGGTTACGGGCACGATCCACAACATTACGGCCCGtatcagcaccagcagcaacaaggcCCAGGGCGGACGCACGCCCAGGCAAGTGTTGGTCACGCGCTCTGGGGACAGCCGCCGAAGCAGTGA